Proteins encoded within one genomic window of Flavobacterium gilvum:
- a CDS encoding glycoside hydrolase family 76 protein produces MKRRNFVKMTGTFALLFPYTNVLSSIDFEAKEYYEADKLFKMSIAAFNRFESVWECNDFWRRGNTFDACLNFTDVVQQKWPDKPEVKLMQQKVNLMLEKNMAYFHSLDPNNFWADDFGWWGLMGLNARRYLLRAGNKELADKYLQLSTDLCWKQAKIHAYDPLSSAVPIPHGFRNGDAKGQSTGVKNTVTNVLFFLLSTRIYRLTLAEKIADNDKYLEMAYDQWMWFDSWFQLNQYEYLKKTASGGALVQERPIAIFEGSGYKDTTHPTWHKGWVWTGDQGMLLASLTNMLAIKDNVAEWVTKNKKGTAFNVNVFTDKINAYLELIAKGIKTTLISDMDHVIREAPLVANMGPEFGSDYLAGRGIMMRYLGILGGRVSGVDFKSNIKATANAIWETRDSSNNQFKAEYTNAEKDKLYIQQFKKEWGVADDILKWDIEKVDLGWRLCVCQSIGLDALGATIRLM; encoded by the coding sequence ATGAAAAGAAGAAATTTTGTAAAAATGACAGGAACTTTTGCACTGCTTTTTCCTTATACAAATGTCTTAAGTAGTATTGATTTTGAAGCCAAAGAGTATTACGAAGCTGATAAGCTCTTCAAGATGAGTATAGCCGCTTTTAATAGGTTTGAAAGTGTTTGGGAATGCAATGATTTTTGGAGAAGAGGTAATACTTTCGATGCGTGTCTTAATTTTACAGATGTTGTACAGCAAAAATGGCCAGATAAGCCAGAAGTAAAATTGATGCAGCAAAAGGTGAACTTGATGCTTGAAAAAAACATGGCTTATTTCCATAGTCTTGATCCTAATAATTTTTGGGCAGATGATTTTGGTTGGTGGGGGCTAATGGGGCTTAATGCCAGACGATATTTATTGCGTGCCGGGAATAAAGAGTTAGCAGATAAATACCTGCAGCTTTCTACCGATTTGTGTTGGAAGCAGGCAAAAATCCATGCTTACGACCCTTTATCATCGGCAGTCCCCATTCCGCATGGTTTTAGAAATGGAGACGCCAAAGGTCAAAGCACTGGTGTGAAAAATACAGTAACGAATGTGTTGTTTTTTTTACTCTCAACCCGAATTTATCGCCTAACACTTGCGGAAAAAATAGCAGACAATGATAAATACCTAGAGATGGCTTACGACCAGTGGATGTGGTTTGATAGTTGGTTTCAATTGAATCAGTATGAATATCTAAAGAAAACAGCCTCCGGAGGTGCATTGGTACAGGAAAGGCCAATTGCTATTTTTGAAGGATCTGGTTATAAAGATACTACGCATCCTACTTGGCACAAAGGATGGGTATGGACAGGCGACCAGGGAATGTTATTAGCGTCGCTTACCAACATGCTGGCCATCAAAGACAATGTCGCTGAATGGGTAACAAAAAATAAAAAAGGAACAGCGTTTAATGTAAATGTATTTACCGATAAAATAAATGCCTATTTGGAATTAATTGCAAAAGGAATAAAAACAACTTTGATTAGTGATATGGATCATGTCATCCGCGAAGCGCCTTTGGTAGCCAATATGGGGCCTGAGTTTGGTAGCGATTATCTAGCTGGACGTGGTATTATGATGCGATATTTGGGAATACTTGGCGGAAGAGTCAGTGGTGTTGATTTTAAAAGTAACATCAAAGCAACCGCAAATGCAATATGGGAAACACGTGATAGTTCGAACAACCAATTCAAGGCCGAATACACCAACGCTGAAAAAGATAAATTATATATACAGCAGTTTAAAAAAGAATGGGGAGTCGCTGATGATATTCTAAAATGGGATATAGAAAAGGTAGATTTAGGATGGAGATTATGTGTTTGCCAATCCATAGGCCTTGATGCCCTTGGTGCAACAATTCGACTGATGTAA
- a CDS encoding glycoside hydrolase family 38 N-terminal domain-containing protein yields MNKLTSLFALFLLLQGNLNVFAKTSFSDSLMVKVQSFYRHRPDKKPGRSLMLYFKNAPLKGKGTVTLQSNSIKELLPIDGKNGIDSLNVLLPAGLGVKTDCQLKIVVNQSNKVLERSVKVPALRQWTVYIYPHSHVDIGYTNTQENVETIHKRNIFEGMELAKKTATYPEGARYLWNPEVLWPVERLFSKASPQAKQKVIDAVKKGYLQLDASYVNTNTSVAVDEELFEFLEHSKDFEKLTGKKIETFVQVDVPGMTWGLVPVASQLGIKYIMAFNNGFDRVGRSMDLMSFRPFWWKSIDGKSKVLFLQPGSYSPGAAAKGFDYWPKMAGQIDSTKLMKVVRTDTPRKHFIDKYLADMLPKLQKADYYPYDIFAMSWAMADNMPIDADLPEAVKSWNEEYAYPHLVIAGATTIMKKFEEKYGNQLPVLSGDYTEYWTDGLGTAAKQTGMNKSTKERLIQDETLWAMLHPGEPAPRADLKEAWRNVSLGTEHTWCYMDPSKQPITNDILNVKFGYFQKGEDISKDLMQRALAPVAKNESEIVGVFNTLSWNRSQLVKLSKEQSGRYNSVKNESGKTVLSQKLSTGELVFMAENVPALGSKNFMLSEEKNNASGMLAHDNVLDNGSIKVVLDPQTGDISSLTKGANEFVDAKAACSINSYRYLKSSDTLNRVSGTSNVKISILENGPLLASILVESAAEGSNSLSRTITLVKDQPYVDIKNNLDKQSITKKEGVHFGFAFNIPQPETMVDIPWGIMKIDNDQLDGANRNWIGFQRWLDVSNKEKGVTMCSLDAPVFEVGDLTADILGGAANSPKWIKKLTPSATIYSWALNNHWHTNFPLSQEGKLEFRYRLLPHNTAYDAGMANRFGMEQSQPLIVSPLKQKISQKPLLSLSDNPKVLLSILKVDESGKKMEVRLRSVSDKDEQVKVNWLEMKPTSIQIDNKAIGKGKNPMETEVLVPAKGMITLVADFIR; encoded by the coding sequence ATGAATAAGTTAACTAGTTTATTTGCCCTTTTTCTATTATTGCAGGGTAATCTGAATGTGTTTGCAAAGACCTCTTTTTCAGATTCTTTAATGGTTAAAGTCCAGTCTTTTTATCGCCATCGTCCTGATAAAAAACCTGGAAGATCATTGATGTTATATTTTAAAAATGCTCCATTAAAAGGAAAAGGGACAGTAACATTGCAATCTAATAGCATAAAAGAATTGTTACCTATTGATGGAAAGAATGGAATAGACAGCCTAAATGTTTTATTGCCTGCTGGTTTGGGTGTAAAAACAGATTGCCAACTGAAGATCGTTGTAAATCAGTCGAATAAAGTTCTGGAGCGAAGTGTAAAAGTACCCGCTTTACGTCAATGGACGGTATATATCTATCCTCACTCACACGTAGATATTGGTTATACCAATACCCAAGAAAATGTTGAAACAATCCATAAAAGAAATATTTTCGAAGGGATGGAATTGGCAAAAAAAACAGCAACCTATCCCGAAGGAGCACGTTATCTATGGAATCCGGAGGTATTATGGCCTGTTGAACGCCTGTTTAGCAAGGCAAGTCCTCAGGCAAAACAGAAGGTAATTGATGCCGTTAAGAAAGGGTATCTGCAGCTGGATGCAAGCTATGTAAATACTAATACTAGTGTGGCGGTAGATGAAGAATTGTTTGAATTTTTGGAGCATAGTAAGGATTTTGAAAAATTAACCGGCAAAAAGATTGAGACTTTTGTACAGGTAGATGTGCCGGGCATGACTTGGGGATTGGTTCCAGTGGCTTCACAATTGGGTATCAAATACATTATGGCCTTCAACAATGGTTTTGATAGGGTGGGTCGTTCTATGGATTTGATGAGTTTCCGTCCATTTTGGTGGAAAAGTATTGATGGTAAATCCAAAGTGCTCTTTCTTCAGCCTGGAAGCTATTCTCCCGGAGCTGCTGCCAAGGGTTTTGATTATTGGCCCAAAATGGCTGGCCAGATAGATAGTACAAAATTAATGAAAGTGGTAAGGACCGATACGCCAAGAAAGCATTTCATTGATAAATACCTGGCTGATATGTTGCCTAAATTGCAAAAGGCTGATTATTATCCTTATGACATATTTGCGATGTCCTGGGCCATGGCAGACAATATGCCTATTGATGCAGACCTGCCCGAGGCTGTAAAAAGCTGGAATGAAGAGTATGCCTATCCCCATCTGGTGATTGCAGGTGCTACAACGATTATGAAAAAATTTGAGGAGAAGTATGGGAACCAGTTACCTGTGTTATCCGGAGATTATACAGAATATTGGACAGATGGTTTGGGGACAGCCGCTAAGCAAACTGGTATGAACAAGAGTACTAAGGAAAGGTTGATTCAGGATGAAACGCTTTGGGCAATGCTTCATCCGGGAGAACCTGCACCACGAGCAGACTTGAAAGAAGCTTGGAGAAATGTCAGTCTAGGAACGGAGCATACCTGGTGTTATATGGATCCTTCAAAGCAACCAATCACCAATGATATTTTGAATGTCAAATTTGGATACTTTCAAAAAGGGGAAGATATCAGTAAAGATTTAATGCAGCGAGCCTTAGCTCCTGTTGCCAAAAACGAAAGTGAAATAGTAGGTGTTTTTAATACTTTGTCTTGGAATCGAAGCCAGTTGGTAAAGCTTTCAAAAGAGCAAAGCGGTAGATACAATAGTGTAAAAAATGAATCGGGAAAAACGGTTTTGTCACAAAAGCTTTCTACTGGTGAACTAGTGTTCATGGCTGAAAATGTTCCTGCTTTAGGATCAAAGAATTTCATGTTGAGTGAAGAGAAAAACAACGCCAGTGGCATGCTTGCTCATGACAACGTTTTGGATAACGGAAGCATCAAAGTAGTGCTTGATCCTCAAACGGGGGATATATCCAGTTTAACAAAAGGAGCAAACGAATTTGTTGATGCAAAAGCTGCTTGCAGTATCAATAGTTATCGTTACCTGAAAAGCAGTGATACGCTGAATAGAGTTTCTGGTACATCAAATGTGAAAATTTCAATCCTTGAAAATGGTCCGTTGTTGGCCTCAATTTTAGTAGAATCGGCCGCGGAGGGCAGTAATAGCCTATCCCGAACAATTACACTTGTAAAAGATCAGCCTTACGTAGATATCAAGAACAATCTGGATAAGCAATCGATAACCAAAAAAGAAGGGGTGCATTTTGGATTTGCGTTCAATATTCCTCAGCCAGAGACCATGGTGGATATTCCATGGGGTATTATGAAAATAGATAACGACCAATTGGATGGCGCCAATCGAAACTGGATAGGCTTTCAACGCTGGCTGGATGTTTCCAATAAAGAGAAAGGAGTGACTATGTGTTCATTAGATGCTCCTGTTTTTGAAGTAGGAGATTTAACGGCAGACATTCTGGGAGGAGCCGCTAATTCACCAAAATGGATTAAGAAACTTACGCCAAGTGCAACTATTTACTCTTGGGCTTTAAACAATCACTGGCATACTAACTTCCCATTAAGTCAGGAAGGCAAGTTAGAATTCCGTTACCGTCTGCTTCCACATAATACAGCTTATGATGCAGGAATGGCCAATCGTTTTGGGATGGAGCAATCGCAACCTTTAATCGTTAGCCCATTAAAACAAAAAATAAGTCAAAAACCTTTATTATCGCTGTCAGATAATCCAAAAGTATTGCTGTCAATATTGAAAGTGGATGAGTCAGGCAAGAAGATGGAAGTAAGGTTGCGTTCTGTTTCTGATAAAGACGAACAGGTAAAAGTAAACTGGCTGGAGATGAAACCGACATCAATACAAATAGACAATAAGGCAATTGGTAAAGGAAAAAATCCGATGGAGACCGAAGTGCTGGTTCCTGCAAAGGGAATGATTACATTAGTTGCAGACTTCATTCGTTAA
- a CDS encoding glycoside hydrolase family 38 C-terminal domain-containing protein: protein MKKITLILILILPVLSQAQIAATDAGNGNANNTVTDIVVAFKMHVDVGYTDWAEGVLQKYSGPMLDKTLASIDQTASLPKNEQFVWTIPAWPLQYMLDNCSPENKPRLEKAIKDGRIVPHALPFTLETEASDMENLTRGLSFADNINRRYGLKPARDAKFTDVPEHSWVIPTLLKNAGVDILHIGCNPGSTSPDVPTLFWWQGPDGSKLLTFYWAQYYGSGILPPKNWPHKTWLAMIHTHENTGAPDPKEVAALLKEAKEKMPNARIHIGRISDFYDLLMKENPQLPTIKGDMPDTWIHGFMSMPEEVKTDKKFQRETYITEQLNTQMNLWRGRDVSIDKYVNTATENMLLFDEHTFGASMSHGHQLFWKYDNDFKINKAEGNYYFLEKSWEEKSAYVRKAEKLIWPIKRNLLFELAKSVKEKNPHVTVYNPLPWARSGRVSLFESYYENPSHEVPTIKAVKDLETGKIIPVHQDHNLLEFDATEIPAGGYKTFVTLDSPVETTSTLSANEQTNVLENKFFKLTINPATGTLQSVYDKENNRELVDSKSKYAFGEYVYEQLGREQVQTYNNNYIKPGAEEWAAQEFIRLPSQLSNQKTIRNNGQCSKIEWLNNSSMVRATAMCQLNDSGAQQYLVSYTLYENQPYIEITVGLDGKKPTANPEAGWIAFPFALDKPEYRLLRTGGIVDPQKDLVDKTNHDFYFLNTAMAMYDKTGGIGLNCPNTPGVSIDQPGIGVYNKTRTLTTGTVLSNLYNNVWATNFTEWIEGSHSAKFYIWSYKNYDATSSLITPSEETRSPLSAAFLGSTDLSYAHRFEASRELPNMQTGLTLDRKGVLVTSFNKKGNEASIRFWEEAGNAGKCVVTLPANASFKKAYLCNLRGELMDKKGISIINNSFSFEIGANQPRTFLLK from the coding sequence ATGAAAAAAATAACATTAATTTTAATTTTGATACTCCCTGTATTGTCGCAGGCACAGATTGCTGCCACTGATGCAGGAAATGGAAACGCTAATAATACAGTAACTGATATCGTAGTTGCTTTCAAAATGCACGTAGATGTCGGTTATACCGATTGGGCAGAAGGTGTATTGCAGAAATACTCAGGCCCTATGTTAGATAAAACACTGGCTTCCATCGATCAAACAGCTTCATTACCAAAGAATGAGCAGTTTGTATGGACCATTCCCGCATGGCCGTTACAATATATGCTCGATAATTGTTCTCCGGAAAATAAACCACGTTTGGAAAAAGCCATTAAGGACGGACGTATTGTGCCACATGCGCTACCTTTTACTTTAGAAACTGAGGCGAGCGATATGGAAAACCTTACTAGGGGGTTGTCATTTGCCGATAATATTAACCGTCGTTATGGACTAAAACCTGCCCGTGATGCCAAGTTTACCGATGTTCCCGAACATTCTTGGGTTATTCCAACTTTGTTAAAAAACGCAGGTGTTGATATTTTACACATAGGCTGTAATCCAGGTTCAACATCACCAGATGTGCCAACTTTGTTTTGGTGGCAAGGTCCTGATGGTTCAAAGCTGCTTACTTTTTACTGGGCACAGTATTATGGTTCGGGTATTTTGCCACCAAAGAATTGGCCTCATAAAACATGGTTGGCTATGATTCATACTCACGAAAACACGGGAGCACCGGATCCGAAAGAGGTAGCTGCGCTATTAAAAGAAGCTAAAGAAAAAATGCCTAATGCACGGATTCATATTGGTAGAATCTCTGATTTTTATGATTTGCTGATGAAGGAAAATCCACAGTTGCCAACAATCAAAGGCGATATGCCGGATACCTGGATCCATGGATTTATGTCAATGCCTGAAGAAGTGAAAACGGATAAAAAATTTCAGCGTGAAACTTATATTACTGAGCAGTTGAATACCCAAATGAATTTGTGGAGAGGCAGGGATGTTTCCATAGATAAGTACGTGAATACCGCCACAGAAAATATGTTGCTTTTTGATGAGCACACTTTTGGGGCATCTATGTCGCATGGGCATCAGCTTTTTTGGAAATACGACAACGATTTTAAAATTAACAAAGCTGAGGGGAATTATTATTTCCTCGAAAAATCATGGGAAGAGAAGTCGGCTTACGTACGAAAAGCCGAAAAATTGATCTGGCCCATAAAGCGGAACTTACTTTTTGAGCTGGCAAAATCAGTAAAGGAGAAAAATCCACATGTAACTGTATATAACCCGTTGCCATGGGCAAGAAGCGGACGTGTCAGTCTTTTTGAAAGCTATTATGAAAACCCCTCGCACGAAGTACCGACTATCAAAGCAGTGAAAGACCTCGAAACAGGTAAAATTATTCCGGTTCACCAAGATCATAACCTACTTGAGTTTGATGCCACTGAAATTCCTGCAGGTGGTTATAAAACTTTTGTAACGCTAGATAGTCCGGTAGAAACTACATCGACACTTTCTGCCAATGAACAAACCAATGTTTTAGAAAATAAGTTTTTTAAATTAACGATTAACCCAGCTACAGGTACTTTGCAATCGGTCTATGATAAGGAAAATAATAGAGAATTGGTAGATTCAAAAAGCAAGTATGCTTTTGGGGAGTATGTATATGAGCAATTAGGAAGGGAGCAGGTACAAACTTACAATAACAATTATATAAAGCCAGGTGCAGAGGAATGGGCAGCCCAGGAATTTATCAGGTTGCCAAGTCAACTGTCTAATCAAAAAACGATCCGCAACAATGGGCAATGTAGTAAAATAGAGTGGTTAAATAATAGCAGTATGGTTCGTGCCACTGCTATGTGCCAGCTAAATGACAGTGGCGCACAGCAATACCTAGTGAGTTATACGCTGTACGAAAATCAGCCTTATATTGAAATCACTGTCGGTCTTGATGGAAAAAAACCTACAGCCAACCCTGAAGCGGGATGGATTGCTTTCCCATTTGCTTTGGACAAACCTGAATATCGTTTGCTACGTACCGGCGGTATCGTTGATCCGCAAAAGGATTTGGTTGATAAAACCAATCATGATTTTTATTTTCTCAACACAGCGATGGCTATGTATGATAAAACAGGAGGAATTGGTTTGAATTGTCCGAATACACCCGGTGTAAGTATCGACCAGCCTGGCATTGGCGTGTACAACAAAACCAGGACATTGACTACTGGTACAGTTCTGTCAAACTTATACAATAATGTTTGGGCCACCAATTTTACAGAATGGATAGAAGGATCTCATTCGGCAAAATTTTACATCTGGAGTTATAAAAATTATGATGCAACTTCTAGTCTTATAACACCTTCCGAAGAAACTCGTTCGCCATTAAGTGCTGCATTTTTGGGTTCTACAGACCTGTCTTATGCACATAGATTTGAAGCAAGTCGTGAATTGCCTAATATGCAAACAGGCTTGACACTAGATCGTAAAGGTGTATTGGTAACTTCATTCAATAAAAAAGGGAATGAGGCGAGTATCCGTTTTTGGGAAGAGGCTGGCAATGCAGGAAAATGCGTTGTGACGCTTCCGGCAAACGCTTCATTCAAAAAAGCATATTTGTGTAATCTAAGAGGAGAACTAATGGATAAAAAAGGGATTTCAATTATCAACAATTCCTTTTCATTTGAAATAGGAGCCAACCAGCCACGTACATTTTTGCTGAAATAA
- a CDS encoding glycoside hydrolase family 38 C-terminal domain-containing protein yields the protein MKQSKLFLLLLAAFCICENSVLAQTKISENSKGEPFVRNNNVKEIIVIFKTHFDIGYTHRVKDIVQYYRTEMIDKALKVMDESKSLPVEQQFKWTAPGWVMSKVMEPWTGQTSDRRQKLDDAFRTGKFITHAMPFTVETDLCGPEVLTRGLNFASNLSRQYNLPLPQSAKVTDMPSHSRELATVLSNAGVKFLHIGCNWPSGFVQTPGLFWWEGPDGSRLLTFYSSIYGTTTGLSWPDNWGGADHFVGRGLLPPADWPYAVWPAILVTLDNSGPPTAQQVKSLFDEVLNKMPGVKIKVGTMDDFAKGLLATHPKLPVVKGEMPDTWVHGSMCDPGGISMSRQSAPLIASGAMLNTQLKTWGLPVTTVADSVARAYELMALYAEHTWGGSKSINQYGDEFKKLDPATYADLEASWEDKTDYIRGAWRIANHLKQDNLSLLAKSVKSAPNSIVVYNPLPWTRNGLVEINGQPIFVKDIPASGYKTIPVPAKQIVQNTANKFIENQFYKITFDDNNGTISSLIDKKTGRDWAANISGHQTGQYFNERFTYEQAAKYTADYQQKRAWQAFGEKGDWLHPGINKTGMISEKEVPYRMASPAGGKLNINSSSLQQIAVLEMPADAAKHLPGSRLTVTLTEGQPYIDLEITILDKAKDNWPEADWLALPFNIKDPNFKVYRPLGIMNPATDILKGANKDIYSVGQGVTMTDAAGNGIAICPIDHPLISLDTPGIWKFSLDFVPKKPVVYLNLYNNQWNTNYRYWYSGSWSSRVRIWTLDKTKTQPESMTVPALETSYPLQAIVTEKGDGSLPPSQKGVELSRKGILVTEFGNNPDGNKGTLLRLWEMAGNSGEVTIALSGQKNFTIARPVNLRGEANGKAIKISNGKFSCPIKGFGPASFILE from the coding sequence ATGAAACAATCTAAACTTTTTTTATTATTACTAGCAGCTTTTTGCATTTGCGAAAATAGTGTTTTGGCACAGACCAAAATATCAGAAAACAGCAAGGGCGAGCCTTTTGTTAGGAACAATAATGTGAAAGAGATTATTGTAATATTCAAGACACACTTTGATATTGGCTATACGCATAGGGTGAAAGATATTGTGCAGTATTACCGCACAGAGATGATTGACAAAGCTCTTAAAGTGATGGACGAATCGAAGTCACTGCCTGTTGAACAGCAATTTAAATGGACAGCTCCGGGTTGGGTAATGTCAAAAGTTATGGAACCTTGGACAGGACAGACATCGGATCGCCGCCAGAAACTGGATGACGCTTTTCGAACAGGGAAATTTATTACCCACGCGATGCCTTTTACAGTTGAAACGGATTTATGCGGACCAGAAGTGTTGACACGTGGACTAAATTTTGCGTCAAATCTCTCTAGACAATACAATCTTCCCCTGCCACAATCAGCGAAAGTGACTGATATGCCTTCTCATTCTCGTGAGTTGGCCACCGTTCTCTCCAACGCCGGTGTGAAGTTTTTGCATATAGGTTGCAACTGGCCAAGCGGATTTGTACAAACACCGGGATTGTTTTGGTGGGAAGGCCCCGATGGATCCCGATTGTTAACATTTTATTCAAGTATTTATGGAACTACTACTGGGCTTAGCTGGCCAGATAATTGGGGCGGGGCAGATCATTTTGTTGGACGCGGACTACTGCCTCCAGCGGACTGGCCTTATGCGGTTTGGCCTGCCATTCTTGTAACATTGGATAATAGTGGTCCTCCTACTGCGCAACAAGTAAAATCATTGTTTGATGAAGTATTGAATAAGATGCCCGGTGTGAAAATAAAAGTGGGTACGATGGATGATTTTGCCAAAGGCTTGCTGGCTACGCATCCCAAATTGCCGGTGGTGAAAGGAGAAATGCCTGATACTTGGGTGCATGGTAGTATGTGCGACCCAGGAGGAATTAGTATGTCCCGACAATCGGCGCCATTGATAGCTTCAGGTGCTATGCTGAATACACAATTGAAAACCTGGGGATTGCCTGTAACTACAGTTGCCGATTCGGTGGCCAGGGCATACGAGTTGATGGCACTGTATGCCGAACATACTTGGGGAGGCAGTAAATCTATTAATCAATATGGCGATGAATTTAAGAAATTAGATCCTGCTACTTATGCCGATCTTGAAGCATCTTGGGAAGATAAAACGGATTATATCCGAGGAGCATGGCGTATTGCCAATCATCTTAAACAAGACAACCTGTCCTTGTTGGCTAAATCTGTAAAATCTGCTCCCAATAGCATCGTTGTTTATAACCCATTGCCTTGGACACGAAACGGACTGGTTGAGATAAACGGACAACCCATATTTGTAAAAGATATACCTGCCAGCGGCTACAAAACAATTCCTGTACCTGCTAAGCAGATTGTGCAGAATACTGCCAACAAGTTCATCGAGAATCAATTTTATAAAATAACGTTTGATGACAATAATGGAACAATCTCGTCTTTGATTGACAAAAAAACCGGTCGCGATTGGGCTGCCAATATCTCAGGACATCAGACTGGGCAATATTTCAACGAACGGTTTACTTACGAACAAGCCGCTAAGTATACGGCAGATTACCAGCAAAAACGTGCATGGCAGGCTTTTGGAGAGAAGGGAGACTGGCTGCATCCCGGCATTAACAAAACTGGTATGATTTCAGAGAAAGAAGTTCCGTATCGCATGGCGTCTCCTGCTGGAGGAAAATTGAATATCAATAGCAGTTCATTGCAACAAATCGCTGTTCTTGAAATGCCTGCTGACGCGGCTAAGCATTTACCCGGTTCACGATTAACCGTAACGCTTACAGAGGGACAACCATATATCGACCTAGAAATAACTATTCTGGACAAAGCCAAAGATAACTGGCCTGAGGCCGATTGGCTTGCCCTTCCTTTTAATATAAAAGATCCTAATTTTAAAGTATATCGTCCGTTGGGAATAATGAATCCTGCTACTGATATTTTGAAAGGCGCCAATAAGGATATTTATTCGGTAGGTCAGGGTGTTACAATGACCGATGCTGCCGGAAATGGTATAGCAATATGTCCGATTGACCATCCGCTGATTAGTTTGGATACACCGGGCATCTGGAAGTTTTCCCTTGATTTTGTCCCTAAAAAGCCTGTTGTATATCTCAATCTCTACAATAATCAGTGGAATACAAATTACAGATACTGGTATTCTGGCTCCTGGAGTTCTCGTGTACGAATCTGGACATTGGACAAAACCAAAACGCAACCCGAAAGCATGACGGTTCCCGCTTTAGAAACAAGTTATCCTCTTCAGGCAATAGTTACCGAAAAAGGAGACGGCTCATTGCCACCATCACAAAAAGGGGTAGAGCTCTCCCGTAAAGGCATTTTGGTAACAGAATTTGGGAATAATCCCGATGGGAATAAAGGTACATTGCTACGTTTATGGGAGATGGCCGGAAATTCGGGTGAGGTGACCATTGCACTGTCAGGACAAAAGAATTTTACCATAGCTCGGCCAGTTAATCTTCGGGGTGAAGCAAATGGCAAGGCAATAAAAATTAGCAATGGAAAATTTAGTTGCCCTATCAAGGGATTTGGGCCGGCGAGTTTTATTTTGGAATGA
- a CDS encoding phytanoyl-CoA dioxygenase family protein, producing the protein MKKNEITPLTDLADFTGPIANIFQQPTTAAEWEQYVLSKEQVNFFHEYGYLSGVKILTEDQVDLLNEELVKLQSVNEEEKKLFYHYESNESEDPSKVLFHAIGGWRLTPGFHDLIWSPAYRMAAYQLMGEPFRFFHDQLFCKPAKHGGVVAWHQDYSYWTFTKPMQHLTCWIGLDDANKENGCLYYVPGSHKWGLLPITGLAGDMEAVRGVLNEEQNAAFDNKFANELPKGYASFHHPLMMHGSYANYSERSRRAVVLNSMADGTLGNTAGYERMAALEHFPPMPQDQVLDNQFFPLLFDDRASEIKNLLGSIPVLRNNAIQNASE; encoded by the coding sequence ATGAAAAAAAATGAAATTACCCCTTTAACTGATTTGGCAGATTTCACTGGTCCGATTGCCAATATATTTCAACAGCCAACTACTGCTGCCGAATGGGAGCAATATGTGCTCTCAAAAGAGCAGGTCAATTTTTTTCACGAATACGGTTATCTATCGGGTGTCAAAATCCTGACTGAAGATCAGGTAGATTTATTGAATGAAGAATTAGTAAAACTACAGTCGGTTAATGAAGAAGAGAAAAAGCTGTTCTACCACTATGAAAGCAATGAATCTGAAGATCCTAGTAAAGTGTTATTTCATGCTATCGGTGGATGGCGTTTAACACCTGGATTTCATGATCTTATTTGGTCACCGGCTTACCGTATGGCAGCGTACCAATTGATGGGAGAGCCGTTTCGTTTTTTCCATGACCAATTGTTTTGTAAACCCGCAAAGCATGGTGGAGTAGTGGCTTGGCATCAGGATTATTCTTACTGGACGTTCACCAAACCTATGCAACATCTAACATGCTGGATTGGACTTGACGATGCCAACAAAGAAAACGGTTGTCTTTATTACGTGCCTGGTAGTCATAAATGGGGATTGTTGCCTATTACAGGACTAGCTGGCGATATGGAAGCTGTAAGAGGCGTATTAAACGAAGAGCAGAATGCTGCTTTTGACAATAAGTTTGCCAACGAATTACCGAAAGGATATGCCAGTTTTCACCATCCGTTGATGATGCATGGCTCGTATGCCAATTATTCGGAGAGATCACGCAGGGCAGTAGTACTCAATTCCATGGCCGATGGGACTCTGGGAAATACTGCTGGTTATGAGCGTATGGCCGCATTAGAACATTTTCCACCGATGCCACAAGATCAAGTGCTTGACAATCAGTTTTTTCCTTTATTGTTTGATGATAGAGCTTCCGAAATCAAAAATCTTTTAGGCAGCATTCCAGTTCTTAGAAATAATGCCATCCAGAATGCTTCGGAATAA